A region from the Dermacentor andersoni chromosome 11, qqDerAnde1_hic_scaffold, whole genome shotgun sequence genome encodes:
- the LOC126539410 gene encoding nucleoredoxin-like protein 2: protein MELFRGKTLLRKDGSLHAADDVLSETGVLALYFSAGWCPACRMFTPVLADAYRQTKNHKVEVVFVSSDRSIFAMLRYMRQSHANWYAVKYGDPLRQELFVKYGVTGIPALVVIKKDGSVVNPDARLDVTTKGHQAFLDWLAFS, encoded by the exons ATGGAGCTGTTCCGGGGCAAGACGCTGCTTCGCAAGGACGGCAGCCTACACGCGGCCGACGACGTGCTCAGCGAGACCGGGGTGCTGGCGCTGTACTTCTCGGCCGGCTGGTGTCCCGCGTGCCGCATGTTCACGCCAGTCCTGGCCGATGCTTACAGGCAGACCAAAAACCACAAGGTCGAGGTCGTGTTTGTCTCGTCGGACCGCTCCATCTTCGCCATGCTGCGGTACATGCGTCAGAGCCACGCCAACTGGTACGCCGTCAAGTACGGGGATCCCCTCCGTCA GGAGCTGTTCGTCAAGTACGGCGTCACCGGCATTCCAGCTCTGGTCGTCATCAAGAAAGATGGCAGCGTGGTCAATCCTGATGCACGTCTTGACGTCACAACCAAGGGACACCAGGCATTTCTCGATTGGCTAGCCTTCTCGTAA